The following are encoded in a window of Chitinophagaceae bacterium genomic DNA:
- a CDS encoding class I SAM-dependent methyltransferase: MKFLSYIRYFFYLALNWNIPIAWHIIRQEIKGERKYGINTTGADELKKLQNLGVDISHATIYMPVSYELLEDIFEQLSNLKPQTTNHKLQTSNGKPFNHFLDIGCGKGRALCVAAHHGFKKLTGIDFSKELCEAAKANLEVTKQRIPGMDFSVIHNDAFYFEIPADADCIFFFNPFDETIMSGVVENILESLQNHPRRLSIIYVNPLHKEYFIQAGFTETWYSKKMKYLEASVLTNQ, encoded by the coding sequence ATGAAATTCCTCTCCTACATACGATACTTTTTTTACCTGGCCCTTAACTGGAATATCCCCATTGCATGGCATATCATCCGGCAGGAAATAAAAGGCGAAAGAAAATACGGCATAAACACAACCGGTGCCGATGAACTGAAAAAGCTGCAAAACCTGGGAGTCGATATTTCTCACGCTACCATCTACATGCCTGTAAGTTACGAGTTGCTCGAAGACATCTTTGAACAATTGAGCAACCTCAAACCACAAACCACAAACCACAAACTTCAAACCTCAAACGGCAAACCCTTTAACCATTTCCTCGACATAGGCTGCGGCAAAGGCAGGGCACTCTGCGTGGCTGCACATCATGGTTTTAAGAAATTAACCGGCATTGACTTTTCTAAGGAACTTTGCGAAGCTGCAAAGGCAAACCTGGAGGTCACAAAACAAAGGATTCCCGGCATGGATTTCTCGGTCATCCACAACGATGCCTTTTATTTTGAGATACCTGCCGATGCGGATTGCATCTTTTTCTTCAACCCCTTTGACGAAACGATCATGAGTGGCGTAGTGGAAAACATCCTGGAAAGTCTTCAAAATCATCCCCGCCGGCTCAGCATCATTTATGTAAATCCACTCCACAAAGAATATTTTATTCAGGCAGGATTTACTGAAACATGGTACTCCAAAAAAATGAAATACCTTGAAGCTTCTGTATTGACCAATCAATAA
- a CDS encoding polyprenyl synthetase family protein → MDFINNNIGEELKIFEKKFAEAVKSETLLLDTIMKYIIKRKGKQLRPMFVLLSAKLHGTINESTYRAAALVELLHTATLVHDDVVDDSPQRRGFFSINALWNKKIAVLVGDYLLSKGLLLATGSNEFRHLHILSDAVKQMSEGELLQIQKTRKLNFSEDIYFEIIRGKTASLLSSACAAGAYSTSNNEAITAQMKLFGEKVGIAFQIKDDLFDYGKDNIGKPTGNDIKEKKLTLPLIYTMNTVSAKTRRELVYIIKNENKDPKRIKFVIDAVTEAGGIRYANEKMNRYRDEALAILHTYTDGPVRNALEELVRFTTDRKY, encoded by the coding sequence ATGGACTTTATAAACAACAACATAGGAGAAGAACTTAAAATTTTTGAAAAAAAGTTTGCGGAGGCTGTTAAAAGCGAAACCCTTTTGCTGGATACCATCATGAAATATATCATCAAGCGAAAAGGAAAGCAACTGAGGCCCATGTTCGTTTTATTAAGCGCAAAACTGCATGGCACCATAAACGAAAGCACCTACCGGGCTGCTGCGCTGGTTGAATTGCTGCACACGGCAACCCTGGTACATGATGATGTGGTGGACGATTCCCCGCAAAGAAGGGGTTTCTTTTCGATCAATGCTTTGTGGAATAAAAAGATTGCCGTGCTTGTTGGCGACTACCTGCTTTCCAAAGGCCTCTTACTTGCCACAGGCAGTAATGAATTCAGGCATTTGCACATTCTTTCGGATGCTGTTAAACAAATGAGCGAAGGGGAACTGCTGCAGATACAGAAAACAAGAAAACTAAATTTCAGCGAAGACATTTATTTTGAGATCATACGGGGTAAAACAGCATCCCTTCTTTCATCTGCCTGTGCTGCAGGAGCATACAGCACCAGCAACAACGAAGCAATAACCGCCCAAATGAAATTGTTCGGTGAAAAAGTAGGCATTGCCTTTCAGATCAAAGATGACCTTTTTGATTATGGTAAGGATAATATTGGTAAGCCGACCGGTAATGATATCAAAGAAAAGAAACTTACCCTCCCATTGATCTACACCATGAATACTGTTTCAGCAAAGACGCGGAGAGAATTGGTATACATCATTAAAAATGAGAATAAGGACCCGAAAAGAATAAAATTCGTCATTGATGCGGTGACTGAAGCAGGCGGCATTCGTTACGCCAACGAAAAAATGAACCGCTACCGGGATGAGGCCCTGGCCATTTTGCATACCTACACCGACGGGCCAGTCAGAAATGCGCTGGAAGAACTTGTACGCTTTACCACCGACCGGAAATATTGA
- the recJ gene encoding single-stranded-DNA-specific exonuclease RecJ, producing the protein MEKRWKIAKPDEDKVDALQQSLKINPAICRILVQRGIDSYDKAKHYFRPQLNDLHDPWLMKDMDKAVKRILAAFERKEKILVFGDYDVDGTTSVACMYRFLHKIYEPALLDFYIPHRYREGYGVSRMGIDFAKENGFTLIISLDCGIKSIDLVSYAKGLRIDFIVCDHHLPDEELPDAAAILNPKQKDCNYPYKELCGCGVGFKLITALAGHLNIDEEHYLCYIDLVAVAIAADIVPMTGENRILAFHGLEKINSNPNAGIKALIFLGNIQKKLSINNVVFVIAPRVNAAGRMDDARKAVQMFIEDDYSKALEYAEMLHSDNTDRKEADKSITAEALEIIQGDKVLQNRKTTVVFKDHWHKGVVGIVASRLIETWYRPTVVLTKSGDIAAGSARSVPGFNLYEAIHACREHLLGYGGHFAAAGLSLLPENIEAFSAKFEEVVSATIPEHLLIPEINIDTDISFKDITQNFYSIICQMEPFGPENMRPVFIAKKVLDTGYSKVVKEEHLRFVVKQDNQTFTGIGFNLAEKFPLMKRPVDLVFTLDENEWNGTTSLQLKIIDLRPCE; encoded by the coding sequence ATGGAGAAAAGATGGAAAATAGCAAAGCCCGATGAAGATAAGGTGGATGCATTACAGCAATCCCTGAAAATCAACCCAGCCATTTGCAGGATCCTCGTACAGCGGGGTATTGATTCGTACGATAAAGCCAAACATTATTTCCGGCCGCAGTTGAACGACCTGCATGACCCCTGGCTGATGAAGGATATGGACAAAGCGGTGAAGCGCATCCTCGCTGCATTTGAAAGAAAAGAAAAAATACTGGTATTCGGCGACTATGATGTGGATGGCACCACTTCCGTTGCCTGCATGTACCGTTTCCTTCACAAGATCTACGAACCGGCCCTTTTGGATTTTTATATTCCCCACCGCTACCGGGAAGGATATGGCGTAAGCAGGATGGGAATTGATTTTGCCAAAGAGAATGGTTTTACGTTGATCATCTCGCTTGACTGCGGCATAAAATCCATTGACCTGGTATCGTATGCTAAAGGCTTACGCATTGATTTCATCGTATGCGATCACCATTTACCGGATGAAGAACTACCGGATGCTGCAGCCATACTGAATCCCAAACAAAAGGATTGCAACTATCCTTACAAAGAACTTTGTGGATGCGGTGTTGGATTTAAACTGATCACTGCATTGGCCGGGCATCTGAACATTGATGAGGAACATTATCTTTGTTATATTGACCTGGTAGCCGTAGCCATTGCGGCCGATATTGTACCCATGACCGGGGAAAACCGCATACTGGCTTTTCATGGCCTGGAAAAGATCAACAGCAATCCCAATGCAGGAATTAAGGCACTCATCTTTTTAGGGAATATCCAAAAGAAATTATCCATAAACAATGTTGTTTTTGTGATAGCCCCCCGCGTGAACGCCGCAGGCAGGATGGATGATGCCCGGAAAGCAGTACAGATGTTCATTGAGGATGATTACAGCAAAGCACTGGAATATGCCGAAATGCTGCACAGTGATAATACCGACCGGAAAGAAGCTGACAAAAGCATTACAGCCGAAGCATTGGAGATCATCCAGGGGGATAAGGTTTTACAAAACAGGAAAACAACCGTTGTATTTAAAGATCACTGGCACAAAGGCGTGGTGGGCATTGTTGCCAGCCGGCTGATAGAAACCTGGTACCGTCCTACCGTAGTTCTCACAAAAAGCGGTGATATCGCTGCTGGAAGTGCCCGAAGTGTGCCGGGCTTCAATTTATACGAGGCCATCCATGCCTGCAGGGAACATTTGCTTGGGTATGGCGGTCATTTTGCAGCAGCAGGACTTTCTTTATTACCTGAGAACATCGAAGCCTTCTCTGCAAAATTTGAAGAAGTAGTTTCTGCAACCATCCCGGAACATCTTTTGATCCCGGAGATAAACATTGACACCGATATCTCTTTTAAAGACATTACCCAGAACTTCTATAGCATCATTTGCCAGATGGAGCCGTTCGGCCCGGAAAATATGCGGCCTGTATTTATTGCTAAAAAGGTGCTGGATACCGGCTACTCAAAGGTCGTTAAGGAAGAACACCTGCGTTTTGTGGTGAAACAGGACAACCAGACATTCACGGGCATCGGTTTTAACCTTGCTGAAAAATTCCCGTTGATGAAAAGACCCGTTGACCTTGTTTTTACCCTTGATGAGAATGAATGGAACGGGACCACCAGCCTGCAGTTGAAAATAATTGACCTCCGCCCCTGTGAATAA